A stretch of Deinococcus fonticola DNA encodes these proteins:
- a CDS encoding TAXI family TRAP transporter solute-binding subunit, protein MRHPVRTTATLLCTVSLCTAPFCTAQAAPPMFLDVATSPKGSSASDMFRDIGRVCTNASFLRQRQTSGSVENLDLLLGNQVSLAFIQLDVLKARDQIDKDPRARELKQLLPLNFDEIHLIAPRPQQKKNVFGKVSIVGASKFSDLKGKKVGTWGGSMITANVLKAKSGLPFTIVEYKNREDTLKALAAGQVDAALSVVGQPADWVKSLDATRYALLPLDIPSNKVNGFYREATLRYPQLGSGVPTYGVQRILVTRDFKTPEKRAALLNYQKCALGKLTALQETEGFHPKWNEVTFKESDWPWFR, encoded by the coding sequence ATGCGGCACCCCGTCCGAACCACGGCCACCCTTCTGTGCACGGTCTCGCTGTGTACGGCCCCGTTCTGTACCGCCCAGGCCGCCCCACCCATGTTTCTGGATGTCGCCACCAGCCCCAAAGGCAGCAGCGCGAGCGACATGTTCCGCGACATCGGGCGGGTGTGCACGAACGCCAGTTTTCTGCGCCAGCGCCAGACCAGCGGCAGTGTCGAGAACCTGGACTTGCTGCTCGGCAATCAGGTGTCCCTGGCCTTTATTCAACTGGACGTGCTGAAAGCCCGCGACCAGATCGACAAAGACCCCCGCGCCCGCGAGCTGAAACAGCTTCTTCCACTGAACTTCGACGAGATTCACCTGATCGCCCCGCGCCCCCAGCAGAAGAAGAACGTGTTCGGGAAAGTCAGCATCGTCGGCGCAAGCAAATTCAGCGACCTGAAAGGCAAGAAGGTCGGCACCTGGGGCGGCAGCATGATTACCGCCAACGTCCTGAAAGCCAAATCCGGCCTTCCCTTTACCATCGTGGAGTACAAGAACCGCGAGGACACCCTGAAGGCCCTGGCCGCCGGGCAGGTGGACGCCGCCCTGAGTGTGGTCGGGCAACCTGCCGACTGGGTGAAAAGCCTGGACGCTACCCGTTACGCCCTGCTGCCCCTGGACATTCCCAGCAATAAAGTCAACGGCTTTTACCGCGAGGCCACGCTGCGCTACCCGCAACTGGGCAGCGGTGTTCCCACCTACGGCGTGCAGCGCATTCTGGTGACCCGCGACTTCAAAACCCCGGAGAAACGCGCGGCCCTGCTGAACTACCAGAAGTGCGCCCTGGGCAAACTCACGGCCCTGCAGGAAACCGAGGGCTTTCACCCCAAATGGAACGAGGTGACCTTCAAGGAAAGCGACTGGCCCTGGTTCAGGTAA
- a CDS encoding peptide chain release factor 3, translating to MTAPSQSHNNSNPAALEREINRRRTFAIISHPDAGKTTMTEKLLLYGGAIQEAGSVTAKEGRSHTKSDWMSIEQQRGISISSSALTFEYRGKHVNLLDTPGHQDFSEDTYRTLTAADSALMVLDAARGVQSQTEKLFAVCRNRGIPILTFVNKLDRPALDAFELVAQVEETLKITAVPLTWPIGDGPDFKGVYDLLTNQVLTFDRTSGGKHRAPVHTAGLDDPKLDELVGPDLANKLREDVELIQGAMPAFDADTFLKGELTPVFFGSAINNFGVEHFLSHFVDLAPPPGPVDTNLGERDPDAPFAGFIFKLQANMSRAHRDRTAYMRVMSGHFERGMDVTHTRTGRKLRLSQAHTLFAQDREKVEEAFPGDIVGLVNPGVFQIGDVVSVDGKVTLPGFPRFTPETFATITLRDVGKRKAFMKGLTQLAEEGVVQVFYPTDGARDPYLGAVGPLQFEVFQARLQEEYGVDVDMHVTSYGLVRWLAGDPTNVARFARHVEDDQGRPVMLFRSKYDLEYTAEQHPEIEFLPLPKDLTRV from the coding sequence ATGACTGCCCCAAGCCAATCCCATAACAACAGCAATCCCGCTGCGCTGGAGCGCGAAATCAACCGCCGCCGGACGTTCGCCATCATCTCCCACCCGGACGCCGGCAAAACCACCATGACCGAGAAACTGCTGCTGTACGGCGGCGCCATTCAGGAGGCGGGGTCGGTGACGGCCAAGGAAGGACGCAGCCATACCAAATCCGACTGGATGAGCATCGAGCAGCAGCGCGGCATTTCCATCAGTTCCTCGGCCCTGACCTTCGAGTACCGCGGCAAGCACGTGAACCTGCTGGACACGCCGGGACACCAGGATTTTTCCGAGGACACCTACCGCACCCTGACCGCCGCCGACAGCGCCCTGATGGTGCTGGACGCGGCGCGTGGCGTGCAGTCGCAGACCGAGAAACTGTTTGCGGTGTGCCGCAACCGGGGCATCCCCATCCTGACTTTCGTGAACAAGCTCGACCGGCCCGCGCTCGACGCCTTCGAGCTGGTGGCGCAGGTCGAGGAAACGCTGAAAATCACGGCGGTGCCGCTGACCTGGCCGATTGGCGACGGCCCGGACTTCAAAGGCGTGTACGACCTGCTGACCAACCAGGTGCTGACCTTCGACCGCACCTCGGGCGGCAAGCACCGCGCCCCGGTGCACACGGCGGGCCTGGACGACCCGAAACTGGATGAACTGGTGGGGCCGGATCTGGCGAACAAGCTGCGCGAGGACGTGGAACTGATTCAGGGGGCCATGCCGGCCTTCGACGCCGACACCTTCCTGAAAGGCGAACTCACACCGGTGTTTTTCGGCAGTGCCATCAACAACTTCGGGGTCGAGCACTTCCTGAGCCACTTCGTCGACCTCGCGCCGCCCCCTGGCCCGGTGGACACCAACCTGGGCGAGCGCGACCCGGACGCGCCGTTCGCGGGCTTCATCTTCAAGTTGCAGGCCAACATGAGCCGGGCACACCGCGACCGCACCGCCTACATGCGGGTCATGAGCGGGCACTTCGAGCGTGGCATGGACGTGACGCATACCCGCACCGGGCGCAAGCTCAGGCTCTCGCAGGCCCACACGCTGTTCGCGCAGGATCGGGAAAAAGTCGAGGAAGCCTTCCCCGGCGACATCGTGGGGCTGGTCAACCCCGGCGTGTTCCAGATCGGGGACGTGGTGAGCGTGGACGGCAAGGTGACGCTGCCGGGCTTCCCCAGGTTTACCCCCGAAACCTTCGCCACCATTACCCTGCGGGATGTGGGCAAACGCAAGGCGTTCATGAAGGGCCTCACTCAACTGGCCGAGGAAGGCGTGGTGCAGGTCTTCTACCCCACCGACGGCGCGCGCGACCCCTACCTGGGGGCGGTCGGGCCGCTGCAATTCGAGGTGTTTCAGGCCCGCTTGCAGGAGGAATACGGCGTGGATGTGGACATGCACGTCACCAGTTACGGGCTGGTGCGCTGGCTGGCCGGTGACCCCACCAATGTCGCCCGTTTCGCCCGCCACGTCGAGGACGACCAGGGCCGCCCGGTCATGCTGTTTCGCAGCAAGTACGATCTGGAATACACCGCCGAGCAGCATCCCGAAATCGAGTTCCTGCCCCTGCCCAAAGATCTGACGCGGGTCTAA
- a CDS encoding C39 family peptidase: MRPLRLLLASLALTCAASAAAPKNASGYVLEGMPLIRQSYNACGPASITQVLGYYGLNVKMEDVSRWTRPDERSYMSAQAIVNFAPVVGMEARLYAGGTLNSVRSAIKHGLPLIALQSHIPEAGKVIPHWRVIVGYDDARRAVYTKDPLLGYVAIGYDDFLRVWADQRGQFAVLYPPKLSATVRKTLG; this comes from the coding sequence ATGCGCCCTCTTCGCCTGCTGCTGGCTTCCCTGGCCCTGACCTGCGCCGCCTCTGCGGCCGCGCCCAAAAACGCTTCCGGTTACGTGCTGGAGGGCATGCCGCTGATCCGGCAGTCCTACAATGCCTGTGGCCCGGCCAGCATCACACAGGTGCTGGGCTACTACGGCCTGAATGTGAAAATGGAGGACGTGAGCCGCTGGACGCGCCCGGACGAGCGCTCTTACATGAGCGCGCAGGCCATCGTGAACTTTGCGCCGGTGGTCGGCATGGAAGCGCGGCTGTATGCCGGTGGCACCCTCAACTCGGTGCGCAGCGCTATCAAGCACGGATTGCCGCTGATCGCGCTGCAATCGCACATCCCCGAGGCTGGCAAGGTCATTCCGCACTGGCGCGTCATTGTCGGGTACGACGACGCCCGCCGCGCGGTGTACACCAAAGACCCGCTGCTCGGGTACGTCGCTATCGGATACGACGACTTCCTGCGGGTATGGGCCGATCAGCGCGGGCAGTTCGCGGTGCTGTACCCGCCTAAACTGAGTGCCACCGTCAGGAAAACCCTGGGGTAA
- a CDS encoding S41 family peptidase — MKPNRFALAAGTLALTAAVAYAQMNAYTTSNIAATPVGKTFVEVLNDLNKYYLHPVDQDKLLRGAIQGALGSLDDEFTYYSEPEKNQIDAENLKGTFGGIGVTLVAANPDGTGGKIDNVYKGNAAAKVGVQIGDVFVKVGDKDVMTAKLDDIVKLVRGPLNSKVTVTFARNGKPYTVEMTRSQVNIVSVEETVLPGNVGYIALNTFYNEKVSEQFRAAIADMKKKNVQKLILDLRDNGGGLLNAGVDVADQFMQTGNIVSLRDRSGKTQVYGKASRAASDYTGKLVVLVNKNSASASEVVSGALQDVKRATIIGEQTFGKGVAQIPIDLPDGGKVAIVANEWLTPNGRQIHKKGITPDIVVKDTRYTVPLNFTGGGAQPGAKVTIQVDGKPVTVTADKEGKFTYTGEVKRPTRSSTQGEATVDVQGDAILKKALEVLK; from the coding sequence GTGAAACCGAACCGCTTCGCTCTCGCCGCGGGCACGCTGGCCCTGACGGCTGCCGTGGCCTACGCCCAGATGAACGCCTACACCACCAGCAACATTGCCGCCACCCCGGTCGGGAAGACCTTCGTGGAAGTACTGAATGACCTGAACAAGTACTACCTGCACCCCGTGGATCAGGACAAATTGCTGCGCGGCGCGATCCAGGGCGCGTTAGGGAGCCTGGACGACGAATTCACGTACTACAGCGAACCCGAGAAAAACCAGATCGACGCCGAGAACCTCAAGGGTACTTTCGGCGGCATCGGCGTGACCCTGGTCGCCGCCAACCCCGACGGCACCGGCGGCAAGATCGACAACGTGTACAAGGGCAACGCCGCCGCCAAGGTGGGCGTTCAGATCGGGGACGTGTTCGTGAAGGTCGGCGACAAGGACGTGATGACCGCAAAACTGGACGACATCGTGAAACTGGTGCGCGGCCCGCTCAACTCCAAGGTGACGGTCACTTTTGCCCGCAACGGCAAACCGTACACGGTGGAGATGACCCGCTCGCAGGTCAACATCGTCAGCGTCGAAGAAACCGTCCTGCCCGGCAACGTCGGGTACATCGCCCTGAACACCTTCTACAACGAGAAGGTCAGCGAACAGTTCCGCGCGGCCATTGCCGACATGAAGAAAAAGAACGTCCAGAAACTGATCCTTGACCTGCGCGACAACGGCGGCGGCCTGCTGAACGCCGGCGTGGACGTGGCCGACCAGTTCATGCAGACCGGCAACATCGTGAGCCTGCGCGACCGCAGCGGCAAGACGCAGGTGTACGGCAAGGCCAGCCGCGCGGCCAGCGACTACACCGGCAAACTGGTGGTGCTGGTCAACAAGAACAGCGCCAGCGCCAGCGAGGTGGTCAGCGGAGCTTTGCAGGACGTGAAACGCGCCACCATCATCGGTGAGCAGACCTTCGGCAAGGGCGTGGCCCAGATTCCCATCGACCTGCCCGACGGCGGCAAGGTCGCCATCGTCGCCAACGAGTGGCTCACCCCGAACGGACGCCAGATTCACAAGAAGGGCATCACGCCCGACATCGTCGTGAAGGACACCCGCTACACCGTGCCGCTGAACTTCACCGGCGGCGGCGCACAGCCCGGCGCGAAAGTGACCATTCAGGTCGACGGCAAGCCCGTGACCGTGACTGCCGACAAGGAAGGCAAATTCACGTATACCGGCGAGGTGAAGCGCCCCACTCGCAGCAGCACCCAGGGTGAAGCCACCGTGGACGTGCAGGGCGACGCCATCCTGAAAAAGGCGCTGGAAGTCCTGAAGTAA
- the ftsE gene encoding cell division ATP-binding protein FtsE: MIDFKQVTLEYPVTRTLALDDVTLHIGKGEFVYLVGHSGAGKSSFMNLLLKRALPTRGVVQVAGLPLSHYRGRKTPLLRRRMGTVFQDNLLLDHLNAYDNVAFALRVTGVPAREWRQRVTVALRTVGLEHKKTALPVQLSLGEQQRVAIARAIVSDPPIMLADEPTGNLDPDNSREVLKVLQNVNLRGTTVIVATHARELVETYRHRTLTLRKGKLVRDDPLGGYTL; this comes from the coding sequence ATGATCGATTTCAAGCAGGTGACGCTGGAGTACCCGGTCACCCGTACGCTGGCGCTCGACGACGTGACACTGCACATCGGCAAAGGCGAATTCGTGTACCTGGTCGGGCACTCGGGCGCGGGTAAAAGCAGTTTCATGAACCTGCTGCTCAAGCGCGCCCTGCCCACGAGGGGCGTGGTGCAGGTGGCGGGCCTGCCGCTGAGCCACTACCGCGGCCGCAAGACGCCGCTGCTGCGCCGGCGCATGGGCACAGTCTTTCAGGACAACCTGCTGCTCGACCACCTGAACGCCTACGACAACGTGGCCTTCGCACTTCGCGTCACGGGCGTGCCGGCGCGCGAGTGGCGCCAGCGCGTGACCGTGGCGCTGCGCACGGTGGGCCTGGAACACAAGAAGACGGCCCTGCCGGTCCAGCTTTCCCTGGGCGAGCAGCAGCGCGTGGCGATCGCGCGGGCCATCGTGTCCGACCCGCCCATCATGCTGGCCGACGAACCCACCGGCAACCTCGACCCGGACAACAGCCGCGAGGTGCTGAAGGTGTTGCAGAACGTCAACCTGCGCGGCACCACCGTGATCGTCGCCACGCACGCCCGCGAACTGGTCGAAACCTACCGCCACCGCACCCTGACCCTGCGCAAGGGCAAACTGGTGCGCGACGACCCGCTGGGGGGGTACACGCTGTGA
- a CDS encoding cell division protein FtsX, producing the protein MNYHLRQALLAMRANFTSTFSTLTTMTITLLVLGAVLLLTLNVNRTLEQLESQVEVAAYLTEQADDANLLAQVKQYPQVREAQLLSKEQVLAEMTRDYPYAKEAADLAGNPFPDTIRMRVGRVEDSRPVASAVQRLPGVESVEYGAGYVDPAVRTLTAVRTAGYGLVSLLLLGTLFNILNAVRVAMYARRNEIGVMRLLGATPAFIRMPHLIEGILVGLIASVIATGALGFAYLELSRRLVQFVPVFPIVTDLNTILPILAGVAVLGIAVGLIGSLFATSRYLRELE; encoded by the coding sequence ATGAACTACCACCTTCGTCAGGCGCTGCTCGCCATGCGGGCCAATTTCACGTCCACGTTCTCGACGTTGACGACCATGACGATCACCCTGCTGGTGCTGGGGGCGGTGCTGCTGCTGACCCTGAACGTGAACCGCACGCTGGAGCAACTGGAGTCGCAGGTGGAGGTCGCGGCTTACCTGACCGAGCAGGCCGACGACGCCAACCTGCTGGCGCAGGTGAAGCAGTACCCGCAGGTGCGGGAGGCGCAACTGCTGAGTAAAGAGCAGGTGCTGGCCGAGATGACCCGCGATTACCCCTACGCGAAAGAGGCGGCCGACCTGGCCGGCAACCCCTTCCCCGACACCATTCGCATGCGGGTGGGCCGCGTCGAGGACTCGCGCCCGGTGGCCAGCGCGGTGCAGCGATTGCCGGGCGTGGAAAGCGTGGAGTACGGCGCGGGGTACGTCGACCCGGCGGTGCGTACGCTCACGGCGGTCAGAACCGCCGGCTACGGGCTGGTGAGTCTGCTATTGCTGGGCACACTCTTTAACATCCTGAACGCAGTGCGGGTCGCCATGTATGCCCGCCGCAACGAGATCGGCGTGATGCGCCTGTTGGGGGCCACGCCCGCGTTTATCCGCATGCCGCACCTGATCGAGGGCATTCTGGTGGGCCTGATCGCCTCGGTCATCGCCACCGGGGCGCTGGGCTTCGCTTACCTGGAGCTGTCCAGACGCCTGGTGCAGTTCGTGCCGGTGTTTCCCATTGTCACCGACCTGAACACCATCCTGCCCATCCTGGCGGGCGTGGCGGTGCTGGGCATCGCGGTGGGCCTGATCGGCAGCCTGTTCGCCACCAGCCGCTACCTGAGGGAACTGGAGTGA
- a CDS encoding murein hydrolase activator EnvC family protein — translation MNFPRLGRRLGRRLGQYLGLTLILSASVLSGAQTTSERLLQLQRDLQQQKTLNDQQAKQLQKLRSRLANLTAQQKATLDRLDTLAVSIATLENQLANTTARVALAGRQLEETSAQLALTQVRVDKLKADVRGVLNSLYRERSGQYLALLSQSKNLSDLLIRLDYANMSGQHNVQVIGTLRDAAELLQTQQAQQTRQSQALQALQAERATKLADLRATRREQQALLAQLRKSTEGQKAVAVRTQAQQALTAQSIDQLVGQVVRERARIEAERRRRLEEERQRREAEARRLAAEQERARQEALRLARLRAEQERQAREEKQRQARLARERQEALLRARQQALERERAALRARQVQVQQAQQQNTIELQPLPALPSTGPVGFPLAGGQISAPYGTNGAQWVLLSGPAGAQATAALDGNVLAATHYASLGWVVLLDNGGGLVTGYFGLSEASVNVGERVRRGAPVGVIGGSPIFGAERMAFQLRQNGTPTAPRF, via the coding sequence GTGAATTTCCCGCGACTGGGCCGGCGATTGGGCCGGCGGCTGGGGCAATATCTGGGCCTGACCCTGATCCTGTCGGCCAGTGTGCTGAGCGGGGCGCAGACCACTAGCGAGCGCCTCTTGCAGTTGCAACGCGACCTGCAACAGCAAAAAACCCTGAACGACCAGCAAGCCAAGCAACTTCAGAAACTGCGCTCCAGACTGGCGAACCTGACCGCGCAGCAGAAAGCCACCCTGGACAGGCTGGACACTCTGGCCGTCAGTATCGCCACGCTGGAAAACCAGCTGGCCAACACCACCGCGCGCGTGGCCCTGGCCGGGCGGCAACTGGAGGAAACCAGCGCGCAACTGGCCCTCACGCAGGTGCGCGTGGACAAGTTGAAGGCCGACGTGCGCGGTGTCCTGAACAGCCTGTACCGCGAACGCAGCGGGCAGTATCTGGCGCTGCTCTCGCAGTCGAAGAACCTCTCGGACCTGCTGATCCGCCTGGATTACGCCAACATGTCCGGTCAGCACAACGTGCAGGTGATCGGCACGCTCCGGGACGCCGCCGAACTGCTCCAGACGCAGCAGGCCCAGCAGACCCGCCAGTCCCAGGCCCTTCAGGCACTTCAGGCCGAACGGGCCACCAAGCTGGCCGACCTGCGCGCCACGCGCCGCGAACAGCAAGCCCTGCTGGCACAGCTGCGCAAGTCCACCGAGGGCCAGAAGGCTGTGGCAGTACGCACCCAGGCGCAGCAGGCCCTGACCGCGCAGTCCATCGACCAGCTGGTGGGGCAGGTCGTCCGGGAACGCGCCCGCATCGAAGCCGAGCGGCGCCGCCGGCTGGAAGAGGAACGCCAGCGCCGCGAAGCCGAGGCCCGCCGCCTGGCCGCCGAACAGGAACGCGCCCGCCAGGAAGCCCTTCGCCTGGCCAGACTGCGGGCCGAACAGGAACGCCAGGCCCGCGAGGAAAAGCAGCGGCAGGCCCGGCTGGCCCGTGAACGCCAGGAGGCGCTGCTGCGGGCGCGGCAGCAGGCACTGGAACGCGAGCGGGCAGCCCTGCGGGCCCGGCAGGTTCAGGTGCAGCAGGCCCAGCAGCAGAACACCATCGAGTTGCAACCCCTGCCCGCGCTCCCGAGCACCGGCCCGGTCGGCTTTCCGCTGGCCGGCGGGCAGATTTCGGCGCCCTACGGCACGAACGGTGCGCAGTGGGTGCTGCTCAGCGGCCCTGCCGGCGCGCAGGCCACCGCGGCCCTCGACGGCAACGTCCTGGCCGCCACGCACTACGCTTCGCTGGGATGGGTGGTGCTGCTCGACAACGGGGGCGGCCTGGTCACCGGGTACTTCGGGCTCAGCGAGGCGTCCGTTAACGTGGGCGAGCGCGTGCGCCGGGGCGCGCCGGTCGGCGTGATCGGCGGCAGCCCCATCTTCGGCGCTGAACGCATGGCCTTCCAACTCCGGCAGAACGGCACCCCCACCGCCCCCCGGTTCTAG
- the rpsP gene encoding 30S ribosomal protein S16 — translation MVKIRLSRYGSTHNPHYRIVVADARRPRDGGYIENLGHYDPRKTREDYLKVNVERAQEWLAKGAQPTATAKRLLKAQGVKF, via the coding sequence ATGGTTAAAATTCGTCTGTCCCGTTACGGCTCCACCCACAACCCCCACTACCGCATCGTCGTCGCCGACGCCCGCCGCCCCCGCGACGGTGGCTACATCGAGAACCTGGGTCACTACGACCCCCGCAAAACCCGCGAAGACTACCTGAAGGTCAACGTGGAACGCGCCCAGGAGTGGCTCGCCAAGGGCGCCCAGCCCACCGCGACGGCCAAGCGCCTGCTGAAAGCCCAGGGCGTCAAGTTCTAA